The Tropicibacter oceani DNA segment GCCCACGGTTTTCGAGCGTGTTTCTCGACCTTGGCGAACGAAAGCGGGCTATGGCACCCTGACGCCATTGAACGGCAACTTGCCCACGTCGAAGGCAATGCGGTGCGGCGCGCCTATGCGCGCGGCGAACATTGGGAAGAACGCGCGCGCATGATGGATTGGTGGGCTGGATATCTGACGGAACTGCGGGCAAGCTGAGCTTCTTCGTTGAGTGAGGTCATTATGGCTTTTGGAAAAAATGAAAGAGAAGACCACCTAGAATGGGTCATGAAAAAGAAATTCGGGAGCTGGCTTTTCTGGTCCAAGCCCATTCCTGTCCACAGCATTGGCCCGACCAATCCGCATGCATTCGACGCCTTTGCTGATCGTTTGGATGAGTTGAAAGCCAAAGCAAGGCACGAGTTAGAGCAATTGAGTGATCTTGAACTAAGAGAATTACGGGTTGGACAAGCCCCTGAGTTCGCCGATCTGCGCTCATGGTTTTCAAGCTTACTTGGGGACGAGATCAAAAGCCTAGAGCGCAATCAACCGGTGTGGCTAGCAATGGGATTTGGGCACCCTGATGTCGCAGCAGACTACGACTATTGGGGTAAATTGAGTAGGTACAGCGTCTATGAGGCAACGATGCTGTCACTTGGGGTTGAGCCTTCCAAGTTTCCGGAACATCAGGCCCATTCCGCAGCTTCTCAGGAAGAGCCCACAAAGATGAACCCGCAAATGTTTCATCTAGGTCGACAAATGCGCCTTTTTCAGGGGCATTTTCCAGTAGGGCCTGGAGGGTACATGCCTGTTTCTCCTGTTTGGCTCAAGAAGCTGATAGACGAGATTGATTTGCAGGTTCCGGAAGCGTTCTACAGTCAGCTTGAAAAACGAACCCTCGCAATCCGATTGCCTGATGATCGACCTAGCCAAAGTCTTTCTATGCAGGAAAGGCAGTCTTTGCTTAGGCTGATCGCTGCGATGGCTTGTGAGCAATACCAATTTGACCCCAAAGCAACCCGCACAACAGCGATATCCAGCATCTGTGAAGACTTGGATCGGGTCGGTTTGAGTATGGACAACAAAACCGTTCGAAAGTGGGTACGAGAAGCAGCGGAACTGGTTCCGGCAGACTATTGGAAGCAATGACGCGAAGAGGATTCCTGTAGGAAAGCTGCCATTCCGGCTCAAACCATCTCGGACTTGCCAACATTTGCTTGAACGTCATCAGATTTAGGCAACCCAATGAAAAATCCGAGCTTCCCCCGCACCGGTTTTGTCCGGCTATCTCAGATCCTCGCTCCTGCTGGTCCTATCCCAGTGTCCAAATCCACTTGGTGGCAGGGCGTCAAAGAAGGGCGTTTTCCAAAGCCGCGCAAGCTTGGACCTCGCACCACTGTCTGGCACGCAGAAGACATCCGCGCATTGTTCGAGGATCGGGCTGATGGCGAAGCGTCTTGATCCCCGCCGACTGCGCGCCGTTCTAACCTACGATGTGCCGGAACTGGCGCGGGCGCTGGGCGTTACGCAAGGCACTGTCCGGGCAATGATCCGGCGCGGGTTGCCGACGCTGAACAGCCAGCGCCCGACCCTCATCCTTGGGTCGGCAGCCAAAGCGTACATCGAAGTCGCGAACGTGCAGGCAAGATCCCCACTCGAACCCGACCAGCTCTTTTGCCTCACTTGCAAGGCACCCCGGCACCCTTGGGGCGGTATGGTTGATTTGGTTCGCACGAGGCGCGCGCCGCGTATCGAAGGGCTTTGCGAGGTATGCGAGGGGAAATGTAGCCGCGTTGTCAGCGCGGCGAAAATACCGGAAATCGCCCGGATATTCGACCTCGCCACCAGTGACGGGAAATAACCCTAAGGGATACGCCCTGCCCCTATTGAAAACCACACAGCAAGAGGATCGAGCATGACCCGCAAAGTGAATGAGAAAAACGAGCGTATCAAACGCGCCTATCTGCATTACTTGCGCGAAGCCAAGCGCATGGACGAAACAACGTGCCGTCGCGCGGCTGAAGGCATCCTGAAGTTCGAGAAGTCCACCGGCTACAAGTGCTTCAAGAAATTCCACATCGACCAGCCACGCCGCTTCAAGAATGACTTGAGCGAAGAGGTCAGCCCCACAACCGGAAAGCCGCTTGGCAAAGCGACTGTCAGCGGTATTCTGCGGGCGAACAAGGCGTTCTTTCAGTGGCTCGCTGGGCAACCTGGGTACAAGTCCAGGATCAGCTATTCCGACGCGGAATACTTCAACCAGAACGCCAAAGACGCCCGCGCCGCCCATGCCCAGCGCGAGACGCCGTATCCCTCGCTTGAACAATGCCGCGCGGCTTTCGTAGCAATGCCGCAAAGCACTGAGATCGAGCGCCGAAACCGGGCGTTGTTTGCCTGCCTGATGATTACCGGGGCGCGGGATGGCGCGCTGTCGTCGTTTCGGCTCAAACACGTCGATCTGATCAGTGGTTCGATCTTTCAGGACGGGCGCGAGGTGCGGACCAAAGGGTCGAAGACCTTCAACACCTATTTCCTGCCGGTCGATCCGATATATCGCCCCGCTTTCGAAGAGTGGGTGACGTACCTCCGCACCGAAAAATTGTTTGGACCGGACGACACGCTGTTTCCCCCACCCCGCATGGGTGTTGGAAATGACGGCTTCCAAGTTCTTGGCTTGAAGCGTGAATGCTATGCCGGGGCCGGGCCGCTGCGAGAGGCCATCAAGAAGGCCTTCACCGATGCACATATGCCCGCCTTTGGCCCGCACAGCTTTCGCAAGACACTCGTGCGCTGGGCGGACAACCACTATCCCACCCGCGAGGCCTTCAAAGCCTTTTCCCAGAACATCGGTCACGACAGCGTTGTCACAACCGTCAGCGCCTATTGCCATGTCACGCAGGAACGGCAGGCGGAATTGATCCGCGAAACCACGCCTTGAGTTGCGCCGCCCTACCCCCTTCGCCATAGTACGAAAAACACTTGAAGACGGGCAAACATGTACGAAAACGCGTTCAACAAGATCGAAAAAGACCTTCGCGCCGAAGAGGGCATCGCCAATGAATTGGACTATGTTGAGCAAACCTCTTGGGTGCTTTTCCTGAAGTACCTGCACGATCTGGAAATCGAACGTCAGGACCGCGCCGAATTGGAGGGCAAGGACTACGCTCCGATCATCACCGGCAAATACCGCTGGGACAAATGGGCCGCGCCCCTGAAAAACGGCGCACTCGATCCGAACGCCATGATTGGCGACGATTTGACCACCTTTGTCGATCAGGACCTGTTCCCGCACCTCGCTGCCTTCCGCCAAAGCGCCGAAAGCCCCCAGACCATCCAGTACAAGATCGGCGAGGTCTTTACCGAACTGCGCAACAAGTTCCGTTCGGGCTATATCCTGCGCGACGTGCTGGAACAGATCGACAGCCTGGCCTTCAACACCCAGGAACAGCGCCACGAACTGTCCGAACTGTACGAAACCCGCATTCGGCGCATGGGCAACGCTGGCCGCAACGGCGGGGAATACTACACCCCGCGCCCCCTGATCCGCGCCATGATCAAGGTCACCGACCCAAAGATTGGCGAAACCATCTATGATGGCGCCTGCGGATCGGCGGGCTTTCTGTGCGAGGCTTTTGCCTACCTGACCACCAACCCCGATGGCACCCGCAAGGACGTTGGCAGCCATTGGGACACCTTGCAAAACCGCACCTTCTATGGACAGGAGAAAAAGGGCCTGGCCTATGTGATCGGGATCATGAACATGGTCCTGCACGGGATCGAGGCGCCGAACCTGATCCACTCCAACACGTTGAATGAAAACGTGATGGATATTCAGGAATCAGGCCGCCACGACATCATTCTGGCCAATCCTCCCTTTGGCGGCGGCGAACGGCGCGAGGTGCAGCAGAACTTTCCGATCCGCACCGGGGAAACCGCCTATCTTTTCCTGCAGCATTTCATCCGCAAGCTGCGGGCCGGGGGCCGCGCGGCTGTGGTGATCAAGAACACCTTCCTGTCCAACACCGACAACGCCAGCGTTGCCCTGCGCCGCGAACTGCTGGAGGCGGCGGAACTGCACACCATCCTTGATTGCCCGCAAGGCACGTTTCAGGGCGCAGGTGTCAAGACCGTGGTGCTGTTCTTTGAAAAGGGCGCACCAACGCGCGACATATGGTATTACCAGCTTGATCCCGGGCGGTCCCTGGGCAAGACCAACCCGCTGAACGACGACGATCTGGCAGAGTTTGTCGAGTTGCAGCGCACCCGCGCGAATGGGCCGAAAAGCTGGATCGTGGGTCGCGCCGATCTGGACGAGGACACCTGTGATCTGTCGGTCAAGAACCCCAACGCACCCGAGGCCGAGGCGCTGCGCAGCCCCGAAGAGATCATCGCCGACATGCTGGCGCGGGATGCCGAGACGGCGCAAATCCTCGAAGACATTCGGGGAATGCTGTGAAGGCTGGTTGGGATGTAAAAAAGCTCGGCGAACTTTCGTTTGTTGCCAGCGGTGGCACACCTCTCAAATCAACTGCTGAATTCTGGGACGGGGACATCCCTTGGTACTCATCGGGCGAGCTAAATGGCGAATTCACAATAGAGCCGAAAGACAGAATTACTGCTCTTGGGCTTGATAGATCGAACGCCAAGCTATTTCCCAAGGGGTCTCTATTGGTCGGCATGTACGATACGGCTGCGATGAAGATGGCGTTGCTTGATCGTGATGCTGCATTCAACCAAGCCGTCGCGGGAATAAAGCCAACACCGCGAACTGACTTACGATTCGTCAAGGCTGCACTTGAGGCGATCAAGCCGTCTATAATGGAGCAGCGGCGCGGGACACGTCAGAAAAACCTTAATCTGAAAAAGATCAAGGATATCGAAATTCCCCTCCCGCCACTCGAAGAACAACAGCGGATTGTTGCGGTTCTGGACGAGGCCTTCGAGGGTCTGGCCCGCGCCCGCGCCCACGCCGAAGCCAACCTCCAAAACGCGCGGGAGTTGTTTGAGAGCTACCTTGCGACGGCCTTTTCCGGAGATGAAGCAGGCTGGGATGAATGTGAGCTCAACGATCATGTGCGTTTCATTGACTATCGCGGGAAGACCCCACCGAAAACAGAAGTCGGTATAAGGCTGATTACAGCCAAGAATGTGAAGATGGGCTACATCCAACGTGAACCCGAAGAGTTCATTTTGGAAAGTGCTTACGAAGGATGGATGACACGCGGTTTTCCAAAACTAGGCGATGTCTTGTTCTCGACCGAGGCACCGCTTGCAAACGTTGCACAATTGGACACTGAAGAAACTGTCGTTATCGGTCAGCGATTGATCACTATGCAGGCAGATGAAGACGTTATTTTGGCGGAGTTCTTGAAATTTTCACTGATGGCACCCCCCATGCAATCCGAAATTCACAGACGCGGCACAGGCGCAACTGTAGTTGGTATCAAGGCAAAGCTGCTAAAGACAGTGCCTTTGAGGTTTCCGAAGAACCTTGATCGCCAACGTGCAATCGCAGCGAATTGCCAGAGCGCCTATGATGATATGGAGCGACTTGAAGAAGCATTTAGAGGCAAGCTTCAAGACATCGACGACCTTCGCCAATCCCTTTTGCAAAAAGCCTTCGCGGGCGAATTAACATGATGTAACGAGTAGACCTGATGAGCATTCACGACGAAACCGAAGCCGATACCCGCGCCGAGCGCATAGACCCCGTTTTGGCGGCGGCGGGCTGGGGGCAGAATGGTTCCAGGGTGCGACGTGAGGTGATCTGTCCCGGGCGCATTCAATCAGGCGGCACGCGCGGCAAGGGGCTGTCTGCTGATTATGTCCTGATCCACAAGGGCCAGAAGCTCGCTGTGCTGGAGGCCAAGCGCGCGGGCCTAAGCCACCGCACCGGCGTCGGGCAGGCCAAGGACTATGCCACCCGTCTTGGCTCGCGCTTTGCCTATGCCTCGAACGGGTTGGGCTGGTATCAGATCGACATGACCACGGGGGCCGAGGGCGACCTGGCCCTGCCCTTCCCCTCGCCCGATGATCTTTGGAACCGCACCTTTGCCACCCCGAACCTGTGGCGCGACCGGTTTGGCGCGGTCGACTTCGAAACGGACGGCGGCAAGTGGGAGCTACGCTATTACCAGCACAATGCGATCACGGCGGCGCTGGAGGCCGTGGCAAAAGGCGACCGGCGGATCCTGCTGACGCTGGCCACCGGAACGGGCAAGACCTCCATCGCGTTCCAGATCGCGTGGAAGCTGTTTCAGGCCAAGTGGAACCTGTCGGGCGACCCAGTGCGCCGCCCGCGCATCCTGTTCCTGGCCGACCGCAACATCCTTGCTGATCAGGCCTATAACGCGTTCAGCGCCTTTCCCAACGATGCCGTGACCCGGATTGATCCCGCGACCATTCGCAAGAACGGCGGACAGGTTCCCAAGAACGCCAGCCTGTTCTTCACGATTTTCCAGACCTTCATGACCGGCGAGGGCGAAGAGGTTTACCGCCAGTACGCCCCGGATTTCTTTGACTTCATCGTGATCGACGAATGCCACAGGGGCGGCGCGAACGACCAAAGCGAATGGCGCAGCCTGCTGGAGTATTTCGAACCGGCCTATCAGCTTGGCCTGACCGCGACGCCCAAGCGAAAGCATAACGCCGATACCTATGCCTATTTCGGCGAACCGGCGTACACCTATGCCCTGAAGGACGGGATCGAAGACGGCTATCTGACCCCGTTCAAGGTGCGCCAGATGGCCAGCACCATCGACGAATACGTCTATGACGGCTCGGACGAGTTGTTGGCGGGCGAGGTCGAGGAAGGCACCAGTTTTACCGAAGGCGATTTCAATACGCGCGTGGTGATCGAAGAACGCGAACGCAGCCGCGTGCGCGAGTTCTTGCAGGCCATAGACCAACGGCAAAAGACCCTGGTGTTCTGCGCGACCCAGGATCACGCTGCCTTGGTGCGGGATTTGATCAATCAGGAAAAGCGCAGCAATCATCCGGATTATTGCCACAGAGTGACGGCAGAGGACGGCGCGATTGGGGAAAAGTGGCTGCGCACCTTTCAGGACAACGAAAAGACCATCCCGACGATCCTGACCACCTCGCAAAAGCTGTCCACGGGTGTCGATGCCCGGAATATTCGGCACATCGTGCTGATGCGTCCAGTCAAGTCGATGATCGAATTCAAACAGATCATCGGGCGCGGAACACGCACCTATGAGGGCAAAGACCACTTTACGATCTGGGATTTCGTGAAGGCGCACCTGAACTTCAATGATCCCGAGTGGGATGGCGAGCCATTGCCCCCAGACGAGCCAAACGCCCCAAGAGAGCCGACACCCTCGCCCGAACCGACCGATCCGAATGACCCCAGCGGGACGGAACCAAGTAACGAGCCGCCGATTGAAAAAATCCGGATCAAACTGTCGGACGGCAAGGAACGGGAAATCCAGTATATCGCGACGACCACCTACTGGAGCGCGGATGGCACTCCCATGTCTGCCCAGCAGTTCCTTGAGCAGCTTTTCGGAGACCTGTCAGGGTTGATTGAAAACGAGGACCAGTTGCGCCGCATCTGGAGCCATCCCGACACGCGTATGGAATTGATCAATCAGCTTTCGGATCGAGGCTATGACGGCGAAAAACTGGAAGACATCCGAAGGTTGGTGGACGCCCCGCACAGCGATCTATTCGATGTATTGAGCTACATTCTGTACCAGAACGAGAAGCGTTCACGTCACGAACGCGCGGATTTTGCGCGGTCTGACATGGCTGGCGAAGAAAACGAGGAACTGAAGCAGTTGCTGGTCGGTGTCCTTGGCGCCTATGAAAGGAACGGGACGCGTGAACTGGCCCTTCCGAAGTTGGGTGAGTTCCTGACGGCAAGGTATGGTCGCGTATCCGAAGCCAAGGCCAAATTGGGTGATCTTTCTGCGATCAAGGCAGCGTTCTTGAAGGTTCAAGAAGCGCTCTATCGGCAGTAAATAGGATCTCTGGGGGCATTATTGGGGGCACTATGAGAAAACCGCAAAAATAACCTACACCCTATCAATAACTTAATGCCGCAATCACAGTCCGTGTGGGGCACCACTGCACCATATAATCCATTGTTTTTCCTCATCTTTATATGATGATGGAGCGGCCGCGGAACATGGCGGAGAACAACCCTGGCGCCCGCACATTTGTCAAAGATGGCGTCTTCTACTTCGTGAGACGCGTCCCGAAAGACCTGCGACAGCACTACACCTCACCAAAAACCGCGTATTCTCTTCGCACCCGATCTGTTTCTGTAGCTGCGACCTGGGCCGACAGAGCAGCGCAAAAGCTGGACGACTACTGGCATCACCTCAGGATCAAGGACAGCGATCTTCCGGGCAAACACATGCTACGGCAGGCACAGAACACCAACGCAGCCCCAATGGTCTGGGAAGCAACGCCTGGTACCCAGCAATAATCCGTGAAGCTGTCCGAAGCCGTCGCCATCTACCTTCGCTTGAAAGGAACAGGGCGTCCGGTGACCTTCCACAGAGCCGCTGAGCGGTCCTAGGGGCGGGCTGAACTGGCTATGCGATAACGAGGCTTCAATTGTCCAATCCAGATGAAACTGACCAAGATCCAAGGCTCAAAACACAAGG contains these protein-coding regions:
- a CDS encoding helix-turn-helix transcriptional regulator — its product is MKNPSFPRTGFVRLSQILAPAGPIPVSKSTWWQGVKEGRFPKPRKLGPRTTVWHAEDIRALFEDRADGEAS
- a CDS encoding helix-turn-helix domain-containing protein produces the protein MAKRLDPRRLRAVLTYDVPELARALGVTQGTVRAMIRRGLPTLNSQRPTLILGSAAKAYIEVANVQARSPLEPDQLFCLTCKAPRHPWGGMVDLVRTRRAPRIEGLCEVCEGKCSRVVSAAKIPEIARIFDLATSDGK
- a CDS encoding site-specific integrase; this encodes MTRKVNEKNERIKRAYLHYLREAKRMDETTCRRAAEGILKFEKSTGYKCFKKFHIDQPRRFKNDLSEEVSPTTGKPLGKATVSGILRANKAFFQWLAGQPGYKSRISYSDAEYFNQNAKDARAAHAQRETPYPSLEQCRAAFVAMPQSTEIERRNRALFACLMITGARDGALSSFRLKHVDLISGSIFQDGREVRTKGSKTFNTYFLPVDPIYRPAFEEWVTYLRTEKLFGPDDTLFPPPRMGVGNDGFQVLGLKRECYAGAGPLREAIKKAFTDAHMPAFGPHSFRKTLVRWADNHYPTREAFKAFSQNIGHDSVVTTVSAYCHVTQERQAELIRETTP
- a CDS encoding class I SAM-dependent DNA methyltransferase, whose product is MYENAFNKIEKDLRAEEGIANELDYVEQTSWVLFLKYLHDLEIERQDRAELEGKDYAPIITGKYRWDKWAAPLKNGALDPNAMIGDDLTTFVDQDLFPHLAAFRQSAESPQTIQYKIGEVFTELRNKFRSGYILRDVLEQIDSLAFNTQEQRHELSELYETRIRRMGNAGRNGGEYYTPRPLIRAMIKVTDPKIGETIYDGACGSAGFLCEAFAYLTTNPDGTRKDVGSHWDTLQNRTFYGQEKKGLAYVIGIMNMVLHGIEAPNLIHSNTLNENVMDIQESGRHDIILANPPFGGGERREVQQNFPIRTGETAYLFLQHFIRKLRAGGRAAVVIKNTFLSNTDNASVALRRELLEAAELHTILDCPQGTFQGAGVKTVVLFFEKGAPTRDIWYYQLDPGRSLGKTNPLNDDDLAEFVELQRTRANGPKSWIVGRADLDEDTCDLSVKNPNAPEAEALRSPEEIIADMLARDAETAQILEDIRGML
- a CDS encoding restriction endonuclease subunit S, producing the protein MKAGWDVKKLGELSFVASGGTPLKSTAEFWDGDIPWYSSGELNGEFTIEPKDRITALGLDRSNAKLFPKGSLLVGMYDTAAMKMALLDRDAAFNQAVAGIKPTPRTDLRFVKAALEAIKPSIMEQRRGTRQKNLNLKKIKDIEIPLPPLEEQQRIVAVLDEAFEGLARARAHAEANLQNARELFESYLATAFSGDEAGWDECELNDHVRFIDYRGKTPPKTEVGIRLITAKNVKMGYIQREPEEFILESAYEGWMTRGFPKLGDVLFSTEAPLANVAQLDTEETVVIGQRLITMQADEDVILAEFLKFSLMAPPMQSEIHRRGTGATVVGIKAKLLKTVPLRFPKNLDRQRAIAANCQSAYDDMERLEEAFRGKLQDIDDLRQSLLQKAFAGELT
- the hsdR gene encoding EcoAI/FtnUII family type I restriction enzme subunit R, with translation MSIHDETEADTRAERIDPVLAAAGWGQNGSRVRREVICPGRIQSGGTRGKGLSADYVLIHKGQKLAVLEAKRAGLSHRTGVGQAKDYATRLGSRFAYASNGLGWYQIDMTTGAEGDLALPFPSPDDLWNRTFATPNLWRDRFGAVDFETDGGKWELRYYQHNAITAALEAVAKGDRRILLTLATGTGKTSIAFQIAWKLFQAKWNLSGDPVRRPRILFLADRNILADQAYNAFSAFPNDAVTRIDPATIRKNGGQVPKNASLFFTIFQTFMTGEGEEVYRQYAPDFFDFIVIDECHRGGANDQSEWRSLLEYFEPAYQLGLTATPKRKHNADTYAYFGEPAYTYALKDGIEDGYLTPFKVRQMASTIDEYVYDGSDELLAGEVEEGTSFTEGDFNTRVVIEERERSRVREFLQAIDQRQKTLVFCATQDHAALVRDLINQEKRSNHPDYCHRVTAEDGAIGEKWLRTFQDNEKTIPTILTTSQKLSTGVDARNIRHIVLMRPVKSMIEFKQIIGRGTRTYEGKDHFTIWDFVKAHLNFNDPEWDGEPLPPDEPNAPREPTPSPEPTDPNDPSGTEPSNEPPIEKIRIKLSDGKEREIQYIATTTYWSADGTPMSAQQFLEQLFGDLSGLIENEDQLRRIWSHPDTRMELINQLSDRGYDGEKLEDIRRLVDAPHSDLFDVLSYILYQNEKRSRHERADFARSDMAGEENEELKQLLVGVLGAYERNGTRELALPKLGEFLTARYGRVSEAKAKLGDLSAIKAAFLKVQEALYRQ
- a CDS encoding DUF6538 domain-containing protein, with the translated sequence MAENNPGARTFVKDGVFYFVRRVPKDLRQHYTSPKTAYSLRTRSVSVAATWADRAAQKLDDYWHHLRIKDSDLPGKHMLRQAQNTNAAPMVWEATPGTQQ